In one window of Arctopsyche grandis isolate Sample6627 chromosome 6, ASM5162203v2, whole genome shotgun sequence DNA:
- the LOC143912626 gene encoding uncharacterized protein LOC143912626 translates to MRIWSCCQLQVEKDDGLPNRICTSCKPKLESFARFKLTCEQSDKILRGDFISSLNIKTEPIYPENLYIESNKRLNFTGVNRFGSGDFNYKHQNIWNSLDD, encoded by the exons ATGCGTATTTGGAGTTGTTGTCAGCTCCAA GTAGAAAAAGACGATGGATTGCCTAATAGAATATGCACGTCGTGCAAACCTAAACTAGAATCGTTTGCTCGTTTTAAATTAACTTGTGAACAATCTGATAAAATCTTGAGAGGTGATTTTATCAGTAGTCTGAATATCAAAACTGAACCAATATACCCTGAAAATTTGTACATTGAGAGTAATAAGCGATTGAATTTTACTGGTGTGAATCGCTTTGGTAGTGGTGATTTTAATTATAAGCATCAAAACATATGGAATTCATTAGATGACTAG